The following nucleotide sequence is from Borrelia sp. A-FGy1.
ATGAATTTTAAGTTAAAAGAACAGTTTTATTTTGATTTGGGAGAATTGATTAAGTTTAATAGTATAACTAGCTTTCCTTTGAAAAATAAGCCTTTTGGTGAGCAAATTGATTTATGTTTAGATAAAGTGTTGGCAATAGCCCAAGGTATTGGTTTTAAAGATTACAAAGCTAAGGATGGATATTATGGGTTTGCTGATATAGGAGAAGGTAAAGAACTTATAGGTATTTTGGGGCATGTTGATGTTGTTGATGCTGGAAACGTGTCTCAGTGGCAATCGGATCCTTTTAAATTGAATTTTAGAGATGGAAATATTTATGCTAGAGGTATTTTAGATGATAAGGGACCTTTGGTAGCTGTTCTTTATGCTTTTAGGTTATTAGCTATGGAGGGATTTGCTTTTAAGAAAAAATTTAGAATTATTTTTGGAACAGATGAGGAAACTTTATGGCGATGTATTGATCATTATAAGAAGAGAGAAGTACTTCCTGATTTTTCTTTTACTCCTGATGCAGATTTTCCAGTTGTTAATGCTGAAAAAGGATTATTACAGTTTGATATTATTAGTAATGAAAAATTTTTTATGGATTTTAATCTTGGTACTGGATATAATGTAATTCCTGAAGAGTGTTCTTTTGAGATTAGAGATTTTAATAAAGATGACTTTAGAAGTTTACTTGATGGTTTTGGAGATAGTATTAGATATAAATTTTGTGAAAATAATGTTGTTATTCGTGGCGTTGCTGCTCATGCTTCATTGCCAGAGCTTGGAGTTAATGTTGCGCCTTATGCATTGAGTATTATTAAAACTTTAGGGGCATATGCTAATTTTATTAAATTTTTTGAGGATAAAATTGGATTTACTATTAATGGTGAAAAATTGTTTGGTAAAGTTCTAGGAGATATGAAGTCTGGAAAACTTACTCTTTGTTTGACAAAAATGAGTTTATCTAAAACTTCTAATCAAGTTTTGTCTTTTGATATGAGATATCCTGTAGATTATAAGAAAGAAAATTTAGTCAGTTTGATAAAGGATTCTTTAATTCCTTATTCTTTAAATTATAATGAAGTCTCTTATCTTGACCCTATGTATATTGATTCTGATTCCAGTTTTGTCAAAACTTTGATTGAAGTTTATAAAGACTTTACAGGAGAAAGTTATGCTAGACCTATTGCTATTGGAGGTGCAACTTATTCTAGAGCTTTAAAAAACTGTGTTGCATTTGGTCCTTTATTTAACGGATCAGTAAGTACGGCTCATCAAACTAATGAATATATGAAAGAAAGTGATCTTTTAAAGCTTGTTTCAATTTATAAAGAAGCTATTAAAAGACTTAATGAGTAGACCTAGATTTTCATTTTTTGAGAATTTAGTTAGTAATTTTTATATTTTAAATTGGTTGCTATTTAAAAGTAACAACAAATTTTTGTTGGATAATTAATAAGATTTTTATTTTATATTTGTATTATCGTAAATACCGGTAGTCGGAGTCGAACCGACACGAAGTTGCCCTCATCAGATTTTGAGTCTGACGCGTCTACCAATTCCGCCATACCGATGATAAGTTTTATTTTACTATAATAGTTCCTAAAAAATCATCATTTTTATTAAAAACTTTTTCTAAATTTTTAATATCAATTCCATTTATAATATATGCTTTAAGGCTAAGTTTTAAAGCTAATTTGGTTGCTATTGGGTCAAACGGTAAGTTTGACCCAGGTACCCAGTTTTTTCCAACAATATCTTGTAGCTTATTCCAAGTAATATTGCTCAAACCTTTTGCGTCATTAAACTTTTTAGGATCTTTGTCATAAATTTGATTTACATTGGTTAAATTAATTATTTCATTTGATTTAAACTTTTCAGCAAATTTTACTGTAATGTAATCTGTTGAAAATCCTGGCTTCCATCCTGAAGCAACTAGTATGTTTCCTTTAAAAGAAAAGTCTTTAGAGGGGTCACTGACAACCTTATCAATACAGAGTGGCTTCATTGATTTGCTAATAAGTTGAGCATTTAATTTGGTAGCTTCAATTCCAATTTCATCAAGGTCATCATCTTCAAATGCAGGATTGATTTGTTTGTAAGAAATTTGATATTCTCTTGCTGTTTTTCCTCCACCTGTGATTAATATTATTTTTCTTCTATTGTCTTTTTTTATCCATTTAAAAATAAGATTTCTTAAATTTTTAATGTATTCTATGTTGATTTTATCAGGATTAATTAAACCGCCTCCAAGGCTAATTATTTTAAGCACAGAAACTCCTTTTTCTTTAATAAGGATTATATCTTTCAATTTTAACTTGTATTATATATTATAAATGAAGTTTATTTGAAAATAGGTTTAAAATAATGTAAATTCAGTAACTATACTGTACAATATTTGCTTGGATGTTATGATATAAAAAGTTTTTAATAATGGTAAATTGTTCTGTGTAGACTTTTATAGAGTAATATTTATTTTGGAGGATGTTATGCATAAGTATAAAGTCTCTGTGATTATTTGCTTTTTTAATTCAGATAAGACTCTTGAATTGATAATCAAGGATGCCGTTAATCAAACATTAAGAGATAAAGAAATTATATTGGTTGATGATGGTTCTTACGATAATAGTTTGCAAATAGCTCAAAAGTATGCAGATAAGTATGACTTTATAAGAATTGTTAAACAGAAAAACATGGGAATAGCTGCTTCTAGAAATATTGGATTTGAGAAGGCTCAAGGAGAGTATATAATTTATTGGGATAGCGATGATACGGTTGAAAGTACTATGCTTGAAGTACTGTATAACAGGGCTAAGGCAGATAATTCAGATGTTGTTTGTTCTCAGTTTTATATTTATTTTCTTGCAAGGAATATAAAAAGAAAGTCTTTACTTCCTTTTCCCAATTATACTATAACTGGAAAAGAAGCTTTTGAGAATTTATTATCGACTGTTTTTGCTAGTTTTTCTAAGAGAAATTTTGTTGTGGGTACGCTGTGGGATAAGCTTATCAGAAGAGATTTAATTTTAAATCATAATATTAGCTTACATAATGTAATATTAGAAGACTTAGTTTTTTTGGTTCATGTTTTTTTAAAATCAGGTAAAGTTTCTTTTGTTAATAATTATTTTTATACTAATTTCCAAAGGATAGGAAGTTCAAGCTCTTCAATTAGTGTAATAGGTAGAGTGAGATCTACTCTTGAACTGATAAAAAATTTATTAAGGGATGAGAAAATTCTTGATAAGTATTTTGAACTTTATAAAAAATTTTATTTACAACTTTATTATTTTATATCTTTTAAGCAGATTTACATTGTAGTTTGGAGCATTAAAGATCAACTTATTTATAGGGCTTATAAAGCAAAGCTTATTTCTGTTCTCAATGAAATTAAAAGCTTTGAAGAGTTTAGAGAGCACTATGTAAGTTTGCAGGAGTCTTCTAAATTTAACCAGATTCAAATCTTGCCAAGGGTTATGCTAAAGGTGTGGAATGTTAGCTCAGCATTCTATGTTAATTTTTCTATATTTATTTATAGAATTTTTTTAAAGAATTAATACTTTTTATAAGTAATATTCGCTATGTTTGATAACCACTAATACTAGGGAGAGTTGGGTGAGCATAAAATGTTTAGATATTTTTTCTTATGGGAAGCATGAAATTTATTCAGATTTAAATTTAGTTTTTTCAATTCCACAAACTTACTTGATTCTTTGCAAAAATGAAGTAGATAAGTCTACTTTGTTAAAGCTTATTAGTTTCCTTTTAAATTCATCATCTGGAAAATTTTATTTAATTCTTTAAGTGTTTTTCCAAGAAATCCTTTAAATTTAGAGAAGTTATTTTTTATTCCATAAGAATTTAAGTTACTCAACCTTTCTTTAGATGATTATTGTAAATCTTTGTCTAGATTTTATCTGAATTTTCAAGGAGAAAATTTAAAGGAGTATTTATTTAAATTTAAGCTAGATGCTAATCTTAGACTTGAATCTTCTTCATGTGGTGAAAAGAGGGTATTATTGCTATAAATACTCCTGTTTTGATATTTGATGAACCTACAAATAGTCTTGACATTGCTTCAAAGAATGTTTTTAGAAATGTCATAAGTAGCTTAAAAAACAGAATGGTTTTATTACAGGTCATAATGTTAGGGATTTAGTAGTATCGTAGATCATTTAACTATTATTGATAATAAAAATATTCTTTTTTCAGATTCAATATCTTATTTTAATAAAAACTATAAAGTTAAAATCGAGTAGATAAGCTTGGTGGAGAAGAGCTTTATTATGAAAAATTAAGAGATGGTTTTAAGGCACTTTATTTAGAAATTGATACTAGCGGTAATAATATGGACCTTGAGTTTTTCTTTTTATATGTTACTAGTTGTAAAACAAGGGGTTTAACAGATGTTTAACTTGAAAAGATTTTCTAAATTTTTAAATATGGATTTTCTTTATAATAAAAGATTATATTTTTATTATTTTATTGCAATCTTTGGTACTATTACTTTAATACTTTTTTTAAGTTTTTATTATGACTTTAGTTTAATTGATAGTCATATTATTGATGGAATAATATTTTTATTTTTTGTATTGTCATACATTACGTCAATATATATATGATGTTTGAACATTATAATTCAATTCATGATTCATTCGCAATCGTGTTTTATTTATCTTTTCCTGTGTCTACATTAAATACATTAGAGAGATATTTTTTGTTTTTTTAAATTTTTATTTAGTTTACCTTTGTTTTTAATTCTTTGTTATTATCTGAGTATAAATTTTACTGTATTATTAGATAGTGTTTTTTAAAATAACAAATTATTTAATGTCTTTTAAAGATTTTAAAATAACCTATATCAGTTATTTAATTGCCTTTTCTATATTTTAATATCTAGGATTTTACTTAAAAGTTACCCTTTTTTAAAAGCTATTATTTTAAGTATTCTGTTTTATATCTTGTTAGAATTTTTTTAGTTTTGTTACGTTATTTATAAATAATGATTTATTTAAATTTATATATAATTTTAGTTTTAAAGATAAAGGCTATTATTTGCTTTTATTTAATTCTAGTTCTATGTATTTTTCATTTTTTTTGTATTTTTCCATATTTTATTCTTAAAAATTTAGGAAATTTAAACAGTACAACTAATTTATTATTTTTGTTGGGATTATTTTTTTCTTTGCTATTCTCTTTATTAATAGTATCTTTAGCTTTATTTATTATATTAATGCTTAAGAAGCATTAGATATGGTAGTTATATTAATTTAATACATAGCTCTTTTATTTAATAATATTTAAGATAAATTTTTTGCTACACTTAAGTTTGAAGGTCATATTTCTTGATTCTATTAAAATAAAGAATTTAATTGTCGAAGATATATGATCTTTAGCCATTGTATATATCATACAAAAATATAGGCTATTGAAGTATTTTATAAAATTTAGTGTTTATTATTGTATTTTGTTTAGGGGGTGTTAATGAAAAATAAGCTAAAGATTCTGGTAGTAACAGGAGGTGTAATCTCCGGAATAGGGAAAGGGGTTACATCGGCAAGTATTGCAAGGTTATTTAAGGATAATTTAAAGATAACTCCGATTAAATGTGATGGGTATTTAAATGCAGATCCTGGCACTATTAATCCTGTTGAACATGGAGAAGTTTTTGTTCTTGATGATGGCGGAGAAGTTGACATGGATTTTGGTCATTATGAGAGATTTTTGAATTTAAATGCTAAGTCTAGTTGGAACATTACGATGGGTAAAATATATAAAAATATTATTGACAATGAGAGACATGGAAAATATTTGGGACGAACAGTACAGCTTATTCCTCATGTTACTGATGAGATAAAGGATATAATTTTTAAAATAGCTAAAGAAGAGTCTAGTGAGCTTTTAGTGATTGAAATAGGAGGTACTGTAGGAGATATGGAAAATATTTTGTTTATTGAAGCTATGAGACAAATAAGATATGAACTTGGAAGTAATAATATTGCTTTTATTCATTTAACTTATGTTCCAAGTCCTGTAGGAATAAATGAGCAAAAATCTAAACCTACTCAACAGAGCGTAAAGACTCTAAATAAAGCCGGAATTTTTCCAGATTTAATTATTGCAAGAAGTTCTAAGCTCTTGACAAAACAAATAAGGCAAAAAATAGCGATGTTTTGTAATGTTGACGCTACTTCTATTATTGATAATATAGATGTTGCAACTATTTATGAAATCCCTATATCTTTTTATAAACAGGGATTACATGAAATCTTGGGTTTTAAATTGAAAGTTAATATTAGGCCTAAGATAGGAGAGCTTGATAGATTAGTAAGTGTAATAAAAAAAAATCTTATATCTCCTAAGAGAGTAATAAATATTGCTATTTGTGGTAAATATGCCGAACTTGGTGATTCTTATGCATCGATATTTGAGTCTTTAACTCATGTATCTGCTAATTTAGATATTTTAATTAAGACAACTATAATTGACAGCACCAATTTTGATGAAGAAGTTTTAAGAAGTATAGATGGTCTTGTGATTCCTGGTGGGTTTGGTGGTAGAGGATACGAGGGTAAAATTTTTGCAATTAAATATGCAAGAGAGCATAATATTCCTTTTCTTGGTATTTGTCTTGGGATGCAACTTGCGGTGATTGAATTTGCTCGTAATGTTTGTGGAATACTTGATGCTGATACTGAAGAGAATATTGAGAGTAATTTTATAAATAATCCTGTAATTCATTTGTTGCCAGAACAGAAAGAATTAAAAGACAAGGGTGCTACAATGCGACTTGGAGGTTATACTGTGTTTTTAGAAAAGAATACTTTAGCTTTTAAGCTTTATGGAAAAGATAAAATTATTGAAAGATTTAGACATAGATATGAAGTTAATAATAATTATATTAATTTGTTTAGGGAAAATGGTCTTGTTATTTCTGGATTTTCTGAGGATTTTAAAATAGTAAAAATAATAGAAATTCCAAAAAATAAATTTTTTGTGGCCTGTCAGTTTCATCCTGAGCTCATTACAAGGCTAGAGAAACCGTCAAAACTCTTTTTAGGGTTAATCAAAGCTTGTCTTTGATGTCTTTGATGAATGTGATTAAAATTTATTTTAATATTCTTATATTTTAGGAATCAAGGTTAATTATTATTTATTTCTTTAATATATTAATAGGTATTATACTATAATCTATAGAACTATTATTATGGAATGTTTATTAGGGGGCCAATATGAAAGAAGAAGATATTAAGAAGGCAATTGCAATGAAAAGATTGGTTAAATACTTTTTTGATGAGCTTAAATATAGAATGAAAATACCCTGTCTGAGACCAAGTAATAAAGATATGAGTACAAAGTATATACTTCTTAATCTTTTTAGAAAAATAGCAAATCTTCCTTTTAATAAGAAGTATGAGATTGAAGAGCAATTTTCTCTTGATATTGCAGGAAAAATAGCACAGACAGATGCAGTTCTTATTAAGAGGTTAGATTATGAAAGATGTGTTATTATTGGTGTTATTGAAGCAAAAACGGACCAGAGTGATCTTAATTATGAACTTGAGAGATTTTTTATTCAAGGTAATAAAGTTAATGTTCTTTTTTGGCAGCCAAAGAAAGTTATCTTAAAGCAAGATGAAGAACTAATTATACTAGAATCAAGTGATATTTTTAAATTTGATAATGATTTTTATTTACCAGAAGTGAAAGCTAAGCTAGAAGATTTTATTAGTGTTTTTATGAAGTTTTTTGCTTATAAAGATATTTTATTTGAGTTTAATAAAATAAAGGGTAAATATTCTTTAGTTAAGAATAATTAAGATATTTAATCTTAAATAGAATTAAGTTTTATTGGAGAATATGATTTATTTATTTTAAATAAAGTTAACTTTCATAGGCTAGATATAGTATTTTATAGGTGATATGGTTTTAGTTTTCTGTATTTTAAAAAAATCATTTAAGTAAGTTGTCTTAGTACTTCTAGAAAAAAGGTTTTTTTGTGGTAAAATTCCTTTTATGCAAAAATTTTCACTTTTTAATAAAAGAAATAATAGTATGGTTAAAGAATCTAAGTCTTTGGAAAATATTCAAGATAAAAAGAAAGATTTACATGTGTATGAGTATAAGGCTCCAGTTAAAGAGTTGATAAAAGGATTTTATCATGCGAAGTCTTCTATTAGCAATATGGTGATTGGAATTGAATTTTTATATAAAAATCTTTTTTGTAATTTTGATAATTTTAATAAAATAATTGATCTTCTTGTTAAGATGACTAGTGAAGCTCGTAGGCAGATAAGTTTCATTTTTGATACTATTATAAATAACAATGAAGAAAAATTGAAAAAGATTACTGATGTTATTGTGGGTGTTCAAGGAAGCTTGGAAACAGTAAATAGTTTTTTGGGTGCAACTAATATGATTTCTCTTAACGCTAAACTTGAAGCAGCTAGAGCAAAAGAATATGGGAAAGGCTTTTCTGTTGTTGCTGATGAGATTAAGCGGCTCTCAGATCAGGCGAAGAGTGTTATGAATATGATTTCTGTTAAAGAAATCGAAGAAGTTTCTAAAGATTTAATTTCTAATAATATTAAAGATTTGCAATTAGATATTGATAAGTTTTTCTCAAGTTTTCTTGAAGAACTTGATTCTCTTGGAGCTTTATTTAAGCATTTTATTGGACAGAAAGAAGAATTTTCAATGTTAATTAATAATCTTGAAAGCGTTGAAGCTAGCTTTTGTTATTTGACAAGAAGTTGTGATTCTTTATCTTGCTCTGATACTTTTATGTATTCTAATGATGAGTTTTTAAAGGAATTAGAATTTATCATTTCAGAAGAAATATCTTGGATTAATATTTTAAGATTAGTTGTAGAAAATCAAAAGTGTATGGCTATTCAAACAGATTACATGAAACATGGATTTGGTTTATTTTATAAAGGTCTTGTACCAAAACATGCTAGTATCAAGTTGATTTGGGAAGAAATCTATTCTTATTGCTTGAGTATACATAAAATTGGTATTGATATATTGAAAATATTTACAAAGGATGATTTTGATGATACTGATGTAAAAAGAGCAAGTGATTTTTTAGCTCAAGCTGAGGATATATCAGAAGAAATGATTAAAAAACTTGAGTATGTTAAGAATAAAGTAGTTGAATTAGATAGTCAAGGTATTAGTATTTTTGTATAAACTTAATTTTCTTTATACTTTTATACTAATATTTTGAGTAATTTGGTTAGTAATCATTGTTCACATTTGGTTAAGTTAAGGTATATATCTATTAAAAATCAGATTTTATTTTGATAAAATAAGTTAGTCATGAACTTAAAAGTTAAATTTATTCATTTGCATGTTCATTCAGATTATTCTTTGCTAGATGGCGCTGCTAAAATTACAGATATTGTTGCAAAGGCAAAGGAACATAATATGTCTCATGTTGCATTGACAGACCATGGTAATCTTTTTGGTGCTATTAGATTTTATAAAGAAGCAAAGAGAGCTGGAATAAAGCCCATAATTGGTATTGAAGCTTATATGTCAAGTACATCAAAGCACATAAAGAAGAATGATTATTTAGGAAAGCCTTCTTATCATTTAATTCTTCTTGCTAAGAATGAAATAGGGTATAAGAATTTATTAAAACTTACAAGTATTTCTTATCTTGAGGGATTTTATTATCGTCCTAGAATAGATAAAAATGATATTGAAAAATATTCTGAAGGCCTTATTTGTACGTCTGCATGTATTGGTGGGATTATTCCTCAATTAATTATTGCTAATAGGTTTGATGATGCAAAGAATGAAATTCTTTGGTTTAAAAGTATTTTTGGGGATAATTTTTATCTTGAACTACAGCGACACGGGATTAGGAAACAAGATATTGTTAATGAGAAATTAATTGATTTTTCTAGAGAACTTAATGTTGCATTAACTGTGTCTAATGATTCTCATTATGTGAATAAAGAAGAGGCAACAGCTCAAGATATTATTGTTTGTATCGGAACAAATACTAAGAGAAGCGATCCTAATAGACTTAAGATGGAGACCAATGAGTTTTATCTTAAGTCTCAAGAAGAGATGTGTGAACTTTTTAAAGATTTGCCAGAAGCTTTAGAAAATACTGTAAAGATTGCTGAGAAGTGTAATGATTTTAAGATAACATTTCCAGGTCCTATTTTCCCTGAATATAAGATACCTAGCGAGTTTAATACACTTGGTCAATATTTACAGCACTTAACGCTTGAGGGCTTAGATTTTAGATATGGAAATATAACTAAGCGCATTAAAGAACGTGCTTTGTATGAACTATCGACAATAATTAAGATGGGATTTGAGGCTTATTTTTTAATTGTTTGGGATTTTATTAAATTTGCTCATGATAATGATATTCCAGTTGGGCCTGGTCGTGGTTCTGGAGCAGGTTCAATTGTTGCATATGCTTTAAGAATTACAGATATTGATCCTTTGAAATATAATCTTCTTTTTGAGAGATTTTTAAATCCTGAACGTGTGTCTATGCCTGATTTTGACATTGATTTTTGTTTTGAGCGTAGAGACGAGGTTATAAAGTATGTTACAGGAAAATATGGTGAGGATAAAGTTGCTCAGATAATTACATTTGGGACTTTAAAGCCTAAGGCTGTGTTTAAGGATGTCGGAAGAGTACTTGATATTCCTTTTACTGAGTCTAATGAACTTACCAAACTTATACCTGATGGTCCAAAAGTTTCTTTAAAAGAAGTCTTAGCAGATGAGACTTTAAAAGGATATTTTAATAAAAGTCCTGTATATAAGGAGATGGTAGATGCAGCTCTTGTGCTTGAGGGAATGAATAGACATGTTTCAACTCACGCAGCAGGTATTGTTATTTCTAGAACACCCTTGACAGATTATGTACCACTTTACAAAGACTATAAACAAAATACTATT
It contains:
- a CDS encoding Sapep family Mn(2+)-dependent dipeptidase yields the protein MNFKLKEQFYFDLGELIKFNSITSFPLKNKPFGEQIDLCLDKVLAIAQGIGFKDYKAKDGYYGFADIGEGKELIGILGHVDVVDAGNVSQWQSDPFKLNFRDGNIYARGILDDKGPLVAVLYAFRLLAMEGFAFKKKFRIIFGTDEETLWRCIDHYKKREVLPDFSFTPDADFPVVNAEKGLLQFDIISNEKFFMDFNLGTGYNVIPEECSFEIRDFNKDDFRSLLDGFGDSIRYKFCENNVVIRGVAAHASLPELGVNVAPYALSIIKTLGAYANFIKFFEDKIGFTINGEKLFGKVLGDMKSGKLTLCLTKMSLSKTSNQVLSFDMRYPVDYKKENLVSLIKDSLIPYSLNYNEVSYLDPMYIDSDSSFVKTLIEVYKDFTGESYARPIAIGGATYSRALKNCVAFGPLFNGSVSTAHQTNEYMKESDLLKLVSIYKEAIKRLNE
- the pyrG gene encoding CTP synthase (glutamine hydrolyzing): MKNKLKILVVTGGVISGIGKGVTSASIARLFKDNLKITPIKCDGYLNADPGTINPVEHGEVFVLDDGGEVDMDFGHYERFLNLNAKSSWNITMGKIYKNIIDNERHGKYLGRTVQLIPHVTDEIKDIIFKIAKEESSELLVIEIGGTVGDMENILFIEAMRQIRYELGSNNIAFIHLTYVPSPVGINEQKSKPTQQSVKTLNKAGIFPDLIIARSSKLLTKQIRQKIAMFCNVDATSIIDNIDVATIYEIPISFYKQGLHEILGFKLKVNIRPKIGELDRLVSVIKKNLISPKRVINIAICGKYAELGDSYASIFESLTHVSANLDILIKTTIIDSTNFDEEVLRSIDGLVIPGGFGGRGYEGKIFAIKYAREHNIPFLGICLGMQLAVIEFARNVCGILDADTEENIESNFINNPVIHLLPEQKELKDKGATMRLGGYTVFLEKNTLAFKLYGKDKIIERFRHRYEVNNNYINLFRENGLVISGFSEDFKIVKIIEIPKNKFFVACQFHPELITRLEKPSKLFLGLIKACL
- a CDS encoding methyl-accepting chemotaxis protein — translated: MQKFSLFNKRNNSMVKESKSLENIQDKKKDLHVYEYKAPVKELIKGFYHAKSSISNMVIGIEFLYKNLFCNFDNFNKIIDLLVKMTSEARRQISFIFDTIINNNEEKLKKITDVIVGVQGSLETVNSFLGATNMISLNAKLEAARAKEYGKGFSVVADEIKRLSDQAKSVMNMISVKEIEEVSKDLISNNIKDLQLDIDKFFSSFLEELDSLGALFKHFIGQKEEFSMLINNLESVEASFCYLTRSCDSLSCSDTFMYSNDEFLKELEFIISEEISWINILRLVVENQKCMAIQTDYMKHGFGLFYKGLVPKHASIKLIWEEIYSYCLSIHKIGIDILKIFTKDDFDDTDVKRASDFLAQAEDISEEMIKKLEYVKNKVVELDSQGISIFV
- the pyrH gene encoding UMP kinase, with the translated sequence MLKIISLGGGLINPDKINIEYIKNLRNLIFKWIKKDNRRKIILITGGGKTAREYQISYKQINPAFEDDDLDEIGIEATKLNAQLISKSMKPLCIDKVVSDPSKDFSFKGNILVASGWKPGFSTDYITVKFAEKFKSNEIINLTNVNQIYDKDPKKFNDAKGLSNITWNKLQDIVGKNWVPGSNLPFDPIATKLALKLSLKAYIINGIDIKNLEKVFNKNDDFLGTIIVK
- a CDS encoding glycosyltransferase family 2 protein, whose protein sequence is MEDVMHKYKVSVIICFFNSDKTLELIIKDAVNQTLRDKEIILVDDGSYDNSLQIAQKYADKYDFIRIVKQKNMGIAASRNIGFEKAQGEYIIYWDSDDTVESTMLEVLYNRAKADNSDVVCSQFYIYFLARNIKRKSLLPFPNYTITGKEAFENLLSTVFASFSKRNFVVGTLWDKLIRRDLILNHNISLHNVILEDLVFLVHVFLKSGKVSFVNNYFYTNFQRIGSSSSSISVIGRVRSTLELIKNLLRDEKILDKYFELYKKFYLQLYYFISFKQIYIVVWSIKDQLIYRAYKAKLISVLNEIKSFEEFREHYVSLQESSKFNQIQILPRVMLKVWNVSSAFYVNFSIFIYRIFLKN